Genomic segment of Ranitomeya imitator isolate aRanImi1 chromosome 6, aRanImi1.pri, whole genome shotgun sequence:
cgggttccagtaacatcagctggtcctcggtagttccataggctcttgaaccttcgggtagccatccgagttccagttccatcagctggttcttggcattttctcagccttcttgtaccttctgctacatttccaagttgaagaccctaaagtcgacgacccggaagaccaccccgatgacgacgacgacccggaagaccaccccgatgacgacgacggcggagacgacgacggagacgacgacggcggagatgacgacactgaagacgacgaccctggagacgacgacatggaagaccgagaagcagaagaacaagaggctgcagaacaaagagcagaagaacattaagcataacacttaatatcagagcaaaagatattatctaaattatatgcagaagaagactaagcagtgtatgggggtgagtccgttcctcctcgtggtgcccctggataaagcctgatgctgcaggccaaactgaacgcggacaaatgtaacttttgtgactggcagaacggaaggtgtaatcttccaacttttatagataacaactacgggaatgcctgtcacaaatgagaatatgatgaagaagtagaataggaagaataataacagtggaataaaaagaatatgtagaataggaagaataataatagttgaagaaaatgaatatgaagaatgtaataaaaaaaaaaaaaaaggtagaagatgaagaagaagatgaataaggtgaagaagttgatgtcaaagatgctgatgatgatgaagatgaaagtgtgggaaaaggaaaaaaaagaaggggaaggtcgtggaatagtgaaacatcaatatctgacaaaataaaaaaaaatttacatagtcaatatctttttcaatccgaacgtctttaaaaaaaaaaaaatcatgctattctatttgattggactaatcctcattgcctttaatgtctccgccacctcccacaatacatcctacattattcttagttgttttccttcatgtagaatgaacctacaaggaaagaaagggtttattttaattccgatattttggtcccattgacttgcattgggatcgggtatcggtatcggcgatatccgatattttttgaatatcggccgatccaaaccgataccgatactttccgatatcggaaggtatcgctcaacactacactgaTCGTCCTTCTGTTCTATCACTTTTCCTCCCCGCTTCATCCAGTGTCCGGACTGGCGGCTCTCGGGCAATAAATCCGCAGGTAGAAGCTCCAAGAATGAGGAGGGAACAACGAATCATAGGAGAAATATCCCAATATAATCGCAGGATAGGATCCTCTAGCACCAGATGTAATAATGTATAACGATCGTCATAGATCTCGGAGGGGACTGTTCACTTCTGTTCTCACCCCCAAAGGCTCTTATCAGAGCCGCCCAGATCCGTGCTGATCTTACAGTCTGCTGAAGATTTCGTGAACGATGTCTGGTCGCGGAGCGGCCTGGGAAATAACAGGCACAACCTGTAGCAGCCGGGACTCTCCTCCCTGCGAGCTCCGTTACAAGAGCCGCCATTCAATCAGCACAGAGGGAGGCAGGAAGCTCCGGGCTCAgtaacagaggggagaggaccctgtccttgcggacttacattctatgggttcATCTTAGTTACCATATtacttttctcctgttactctgacCTGCTTGGACTGTTGTCTTTTCCGACACTTTCCTCGTCTCTGATCCTTTTTCTTAACCATTAAAATTTACATTTACCTCCCTCTTTTATTTATGTTTGATATATCAAATTGTTTGTGTGTATTGATTatacggtttaaaaaaaaaaatcaaatcgctCTGAGTTCAGTGGCTTTTTATTCCAGCTCTTGCTCCATCGATCGTCCGATACTTTGTGGTCTCCTATTAATTGAAGTTTATGATTCTCACTTTGTTTCTGCAaagaaaacatttatttatttattaaatgacTCCACGTTGATTTGGAAGGTGATGACAGGACATTGCTGTTGTTGGACTTTATAGCCCGGGAGCTTCTCTTCACATCACAAGAAGCTGCGGAAAGTAAAACAAGCGGGAAATTCAAAATTCCTTCCCGCCCTATgtgcagccaatcagcagaggaAGGAGGAGGAGCTACCGTTAACCGTTCAGGAATGTGAAGTTCCCGCTCAGTGGTTGATGGCTTTTATGTTCTTTGTCTTTCTGTAGTTTGAGGACGATCAGATGTCGGAAATGTGTGTGGAGCGATCAATGGTCACTTATGTCCCATAGAGGAGTTTATATATTTCCAGGATCAAGGGAGAAGTCTCCGCTTTCTATAATAGAAGGTGCAGAACTTTGCGTCTATAGTGAGTCCATCATAGCAGCGATATTCAGTGCAGGGAATATACAAAAACGACGTAATGCTGTGTAGAGACAATAGACGATCTTAATATTGGGGTTGGGAGTCTAAAATGCTGATTAATGTTATCTAGGGAAACCTACTATGGAACTGTAAACTCCTACAGTGAGAATAACTTCACCTGATACATAATATTGTGTGGCAGATAGGAGTCAGCGAGTGTTCACAGGAAATATCGCAGGATAGACGCCCTGTGTGATCGCATATGAGCATTATTGCCGCATCCAGGCAGTCACATCACACTTCAGGATCTTTGCGGATTATTCTAGCATTGGTCCCGATCAGGGCGCACACAGGAGGGGATGAGATTATTACATTTCCGCATACACTTATTTACTCCCCCACACACTGGGCAGTGAGTGACCCAGAGACCAGATGTTACCAGCACAAGTGATCCCTCCGGGCAGAAGCAGATGTGAGGAATGAGCTCGTCTGTGGGAGGAtttggtggctctgaaaagagcctttgtgCATTGGTCGGCGCCCCATAAGATGAGGACAGGTCTAGGCTCTCTCCCCGCGGATCCGGCGGGCCAGCTGGATGTCTTTGGGCATGATGGTGACCCTCTTGGCGTGGATGGCGCACAGGTTGGTGTCCTCGAACAGCCCCACCAGATAAGCCTCGCTGGCCTCCTGCAGCGCCATCACCGCCGAGCTCTGGAAGCGCAGATCGGTTTTGAAGTCCTGGGCGATCTCCCTCACCAGGCGCTGGAAGGGAAGCTTACGTATCAGCAGCTCGGTGGATTTCTGGTAGCGGCGGATCTCACGGAGAGCGACTGTCCCCGGCCGGTAACGATGCGGCTTCTTCACTCCACCAGTGGCGggagcgctcttcctggcggcCTTAGTAGCCAGCTGCTTGCGGGGAGCTTTCCCTCCGGTGGATTTACGGGCGGTCTGCTTGGTTCTGGCCATAGCTCTGGATAGAAGAGATGTGATGAGCGGAGCGGCGGGAACAGGGTATttatactcctctgcacctattcaCGCTTCATGTGGACACGCCCCCTGCACGCCATTGGCTAGTTCATAAAATAACATGAGCCGTCAAAACTGTGTGATGTCCGCGACCAATCACTGTTCAGATGATCAACGGCCCCTTCCCTCCATTAATGACACTGGACTGTCACTTTCTAAACTGCAGCCTGGATGTGACTGGTGCGGTCAGGACACAGCGCGGCCCTAGCGGACATGGAGGCAGATTCCCCATTCACTGTTGCACTGCTCTGCTGCTCCCTGTACACACTATAATGTGGAAGCGTCAGGAGATACACGGGCTCTGATCATACAGATCTGCAGGGGACAAGGTGATGGCTCTGAAAAATAGCCTTTGTGATGAAATGTCAGCCCCTCAACACAGGAGGCTCCTCACTCTCCCATGTAATATTCGATACAGATTCCTTGTGGTGTCAGCGCTGATTATCTTCTGCCCCTCTTCCCTCATACTGGTAGCCGGATCTTCACTAATCGGGTCGTTTCTGCTCCTTAGTCAAcgatcacacgttcagtattcggtcagtatttcacatcaatatttatcagccaaaaccaggagtgggtgacgtgtttctattatacttttcctccgattgttccactcatggttttggctacaaatactgagtgtGAACGTGGTGTAACGTCTTCTCTCGTGATCATCATCCATTGCTGGTTCGGAAGCACTACCCTCTCAGGAATCATCCATACTGGGACTGCTAGTGGATAAAGCCGGTCACTTCCCTGCACACAGCCGTGCATAAGAAGAAAGCCGCTTCTTTGTGAGTCAAGTTTTACTAAGGAAATGTAGGATCAAGTTCTATCACAAGCCTGCCAGTGTTAACCCTTCAGCGATACCAGGTCTCAGAACTATGCCACTAAGCGGAGTATCAGACACTAATGAGGGACATTTCCTGCGAGCTTCGCAGACGACACTCCAACCTGAAGGTCTGAGACTTCATGTCGGATTGACATTCATCTATTATTCTGTGAAAATGTGAACGCAGGAACACACGAACTGGTGGCGGCAATGGTGTATGAACCATCAGCCTCATGTGAGGACCCCCGAGATAGGCGGCGCCGGCTCTTGTGGTGACGGTGTGGGGGCTCTTAAAAAAGCCTTTGTGTTGTGTGGATGATACAGGGTCAGTGTCGCTCACTTGCTCTTCTTGCTGCTCTCGGTCTTCTTGGGCAGCAGCACGGCCTGGATGTTGGGCAGGACGCCCCCCTGGGCAATGGTCACCCcacccagcagcctgttcagctcctCGTCATTGCGCACCGCCAGCTGCAGGTGTCGGGGGATGATGCGGGTCTTCTTGTTGTCCCGGGCGGCATTACCGGCCAATTCCAGAATCTCCGCggtcagatactccagcacagcGGCCAGATAGACCGGAGCGCCGGCGCCGACTCTCTCTGCGTAGTTGCCCTTGCGGAGAAGCCTGTGCACACGGCCGACCGGGAACTGCAGTCCTGCCCGGGATGAGCGGGTCTTGGCCTTAGCACGGACCTTTCCTCCTTGTTTGCCGCGTCCAGACATGATGGCGATAACGTCaaataactaaagacagaaaatcgTGTGGAGAAGAGACTGTGCTGTGTCGCCTTATATAGTCTTCTGCCCCGCCCCGCTCTCCTGTCATTGGACGGATCTGAAGCTGAAAATGGAGAAGAGTCTTGGAGATCCACCAATGACCTACAGAGGGCGGGGCTTATTACCGCTCCTTGCTCAAATGAGTTTCTCACCCAATAGAAAACGTTTGCTGTGAACACAGTAGATAAGGGGTGAAAACAGATATTTGTCCTGGAGCAGAAGGAAAGGCAGAAATATTCTGTTGATTTGTAGTTTGCACTTGTTGGACTTGTGTCTTCTATCAGCCATAAATTGCAATGACAGTCTGGCGGGTGAGGGGTTAATCCCTGTCAGCGCTTCTCCCCCGCTCCATCTGCACAGGCGGAGGCTCCTCACTCACCCGCTTATTATCCTGTGCAGATCCCCTGCGGTGTCCGCGCTGATCCTATCACAGCCCGACTGAGACAACTCTCCTGTgttctgcccggagcctgatgtgacGCTGCCGGTCCCGGGTGGGGGAAGTCGCCGCTTCTGTAAAGCAAGTGTGTAGTGGGGAGTCAGCACACACGGACACTAATGAGTTAATGGGGGCGGATATACCTGTGTCTGGGATTGGTCGGCGCCTGCAGTTGTATCTCTGCTCATTGGCTGATGACAGATCCGTTAGTGGTTTTGAATTTCCCGCTCAACCGCTTTTCTTTGTCGGTCGGATTATTACCGGCCCCTCTGCTGCTCTAGAGGCGATCGCTGATAATACCGGGTCCTGTCCTCCCAGCTGTCTGCCCCAAACACGGGGATCGGTCGCCATTATTACTCTGGGAAGGTTATAATAGTCTTCAGAGGCGCCATCCATCCGAAACATTAGTGTCCAGGACGTGGTCATCACACAGGAGTCTCCGTACCCGGTACACAGGACGTCCATCTATCCAGCTGCCTCATGCCGCCACATTCCCTGTGAATATTCGCTGCCCTATTCACCCCACACGGATGTGATCAGGAGAATATTACAGTACAGCCCGTTCCCCTGTAAATCCGCGTTATATTTATAGATCAATATGAAGAAACCGCATTTGTGCTGTGATGGAGTCACCAGTGCTCGGGGCATCTTACAGTCAGACTTGTGCTCGGAGCTCTCTGCACTGCAGTGGTTTTATCTCACCTCATATTAACCCTATGAGATCTATGACGATCGTTATACATTATTACATCTGGTGCTAGAGGATCCTATCCTGCGATTATATTGGGATATTTCTCCTATGATTCGTTGTTCCCTCCTCATTCTTGGAGCTTCTACCTGCGGATTTATTGCCCGAGAGCCGCCAGTCCTGACACTGGATGAAGCGGGGAGGAAAAGTGATAGAACAGAAGGACGATCGGTGAGCAGGAATCCTGTGAGGAGGATGTGACGGCCGATAATGTAACTGCCTGATCTGTGAGATCCCGACACCACAGAGTAATGTTCTGAGCAGGGAACTCTCAGCAATCTTCTACACATGatcgtacatagtaacatagttagtaaggccgaaaaaagacatttgtccatccagttcagcctatattccatcataataaatccccagatctacgtccttctacagaacctaataattgtatgatacaatattgttctgctccaataCAGTTCTGCTCCAATATTGTTCTGTTCTGTACATTTCcctctcttatagtgagggtgtggggggctcttatagtgagggtgcgggcggctcttatagtgatggtgtgggggggctcttatagtgaggctgtggggcggctcttatagtgaggctgtgggtggctcttatagtgaggctgcgggcggctcttatagtgagggtgtggagggctcttatagtgagggtgtgggtggctcttatagtgagggtgtgggtggctcttatagtgagggtgtgggcggctcttatagtgagggtgtggagggctcttatagtgaggctgcgggtgtctcttatagtgagggtgtggggggctcttatagtgagggtgcgggggctcttatagtgagggtgtggagggctcttatagtgaggctgtgggtggctcttatagtgagggtgtgggtggctcttatagtgagggtgtggagggctcttatagtgaggctgcgggtgtctcttatagtgagggtgtggggggctcttatagtgagggtgcgggggctcttatagtgagggtgtggagggctcttatagtgaggctgtgggtggctcttatagtgagggtgtggggggctcttatagtgagggtgtggagggctcttatagtgaggctgtggggggctcttatagtgagggtgtgggtggctcttatagtgagggtgtggagggctcttatagtgagggtgtgggtggctcttatagtgagggtgtgggtggctcttatagtgagggtgtggagggctcttatagtgagggtgtgggtggctcttatagtgagggtgtggagggctcttatagtgagggtgtgggcggctcttatagtgagggtgcgggtgtctcttatagtgagggtgtggagggctcttatagtgagggtgtgggtggctcttatagtgagggtgtggagggctcttatagtgagggtgtgggcggctcttatagtgagggtgtgggtggctcttatagtgagggtgtggagggctcttatagtgagggtgcgggggctcttataatgagggtgtgggtgtctcttatagtgagggtgcgggtgtctcttatagtgagggtgtggggggctcttatagtgagggtgtggagggctcttatagtgagggtgtgggtggctcttatagtgagggtgtggagggctcttatagtgagggtgcgggggctcttatagtgagggtgtgggtgtctcttatagtgagggtgcgggtggctcttatagtgagggtgtgggcggctcttatagtgaggctgcgggtgtctcttatagtgagggtgcgggcggctcttatagtgagggtgcgggggctcttatagtgagggtgtggagggctcttatagtgagggtgtgggtggctcttatagtgagggtgtggagggctcttatagtgagggtgtggagggctcttatagtgagggtgtgggcggctcttatagtgagggtgtgggcggctcttatagtgagggtgggggggctcttatagtgaggctgcgggtgtctcttatagtgagggtgtggggggctcttatagtgagggtgcgggggctcttatagtgagggtgtggagggctcttatagtgagggtgcgggcggctcttatagtgagggtgcgggggggctcttatagtgaggctgcgggtgtctcttatagtgagggtgtggggggctcttatagtgagggtgcgggggctcttatagtgagggtgtggagggctcttatagtgagggtgtgggtggctcttatagtgagggtgtggagggctcttatagtgagggtgtggagggctcttatagtgagggtgtgggcggctcttatagtgagggtgtgggcggctcttatagtgagggtgtgggtggctcttatagtgagggtgtggagggctcttatagtgagggtgtggagggctcttatagtgagggtgtgggtggctcttatagtgagggtgtggagggctcttatagtgagggtgcgggggctcttatagtgaggctgtgggtgtctcttatagtgagggtgtgggtggctcttatagtgagggtgtgaggggctcttatagtgagggtgtgggtggctcttatagtgagggtgcgggcggctcttatagtgagggtgcgggggctcttatagtgagggtgtggagggctcttatagtgaggctgcgggtgtctcttatagtgagggtgcgggcggctcttatagtgagggtgtgga
This window contains:
- the LOC138641551 gene encoding histone H2A type 1-like, which encodes MSGRGKQGGKVRAKAKTRSSRAGLQFPVGRVHRLLRKGNYAERVGAGAPVYLAAVLEYLTAEILELAGNAARDNKKTRIIPRHLQLAVRNDEELNRLLGGVTIAQGGVLPNIQAVLLPKKTESSKKSK
- the LOC138641550 gene encoding histone H3; this encodes MARTKQTARKSTGGKAPRKQLATKAARKSAPATGGVKKPHRYRPGTVALREIRRYQKSTELLIRKLPFQRLVREIAQDFKTDLRFQSSAVMALQEASEAYLVGLFEDTNLCAIHAKRVTIMPKDIQLARRIRGERA